The following are encoded together in the Salvelinus alpinus chromosome 29, SLU_Salpinus.1, whole genome shotgun sequence genome:
- the LOC139558765 gene encoding E3 ubiquitin-protein ligase RNF5-like has product MAAADPWSSSHDRPASRGEFPAGESSNERDGPGGSGGEGESEPDRSTFECNICLDTARDAVISLCGHLFCWPCLHQWLETRPSQQQCPVCKAGISREKVIPLYGRGSSSQEDPRLKTPPRPQGQRTEPESRGPFQGFGDTGFHMSFGIGAFPFGFFTTVFNTNDPFHRADAYAADHQGNPDNGNNWQDSLFLFVAIFLFFWLLTV; this is encoded by the exons ATGGCGGCCGCGGATCCCTGGTCCTCGAGTCATGACAGGCCCGCAAGCAGAGGAGAGTTCCCGGCTGGTGAGAGCAGCAACGAGCGCGATGGCCCGGGAGGAAGCGGCGGAGAGGGAGAATCCGAGCCAGATCGGTCAACATTCGAATGCAACATTTGTTTGGACACAGCAAGGGACGCTGTCATCAGCTTGTGCGGGCACTTGTTCTG CTGGCCCTGCCTTCATCAA TGGTTGGAGACACggcccagccaacagcagtgtCCTGTGTGTAAAGCGGGCATCAGCAGAGAGAAAGTCATCCCCCTCTACGGCAGAGGGAGCTCCAGCCAAGAGGACCCCag GTTGAAAACCCCGCCTCGGCCTCAGGGACAGAGAACGGAGCCAGAGAGCAGAGGG CCCTTCCAGGGGTTTGGGGACACTGGCTTCCACATGTCCTTTGGGATCGGTGCATTCCCATTCGGCTTCTTCACCACAGTCTTCAACACCAATGACCCCTTCCACAGAGCAg acgcATACGCAGCCGATCACCAAGGCAACCCTGACAACGGCAACAACTGGCAGGACTCTCTCTTCCTGTTCGTGGCCATCTTCTTGTTCTTCTGGCTGCTGACTGTGTGA
- the LOC139558764 gene encoding choline transporter-like protein 4 isoform X2, whose translation MGKKLKEESLDPVDSSEYGEPAQYDPTFNGPIRKRGCTDVICCVLFMVVILGYMAVGILAWLYGDPRHVLYPRNSTGMFCGIGLNVAQPSVFYFDILKCATSINVMAAVLNGLQCPTTQVCVEKCPDVFWALNPLAYLPNATPQDYFNQSLCVPSFDLASTKLHVKEIVDQELCPFFYTPTISVLGRCIPDVTALKNIPKDFANTPGLPSSINDTVNGIRNATGDIVNGFNAKEIGVRIFEDFASSWQWIIAALVIAMVVSFLFLLLLRFIAPVMVWVLIFGVLAVGAYGIYHCWWEYDNYRKSTVSITDIGFTTDFKVYLQVKETWLAFLIILSVVEGILLLTLIFLRTRILIAIALIQESSKAVSHMMSTLFYPLVTFVLLVVCVAYWGITALYLATSGIPVYKVVTLNSTQGNCGQIGGNVTCDPQTFYNSTDYSWCPSARCIFIKYNNEGLLQRNLFNLQIYNVVAFLWCINFVIALGQCTLAGAFASYYWAFSKPSDIPTFPLSQAFIRTLRYHVGSLAFGALILTLIQVVRIILEYLDHKTRAAQNPCARFLMCCLKCCFWCLEKFIKFLNRNAYIMIAVYGKNFCVSAKNAFMLLMRNIVRVVVLDKVTDLLLFFGKLLVVGGVGVLAFFFFSGRIRLPGSNFRTEMLNYYWMPIIVVVVGAYLIAHGFFSVYNMCVDTLFLCFLEDLERHDGTMQKPYYMSKNLMKILNKKNKGPKKGKGKD comes from the exons CCTGGCTTTATGGTGATCCCCGGCACGTCCTCTACCCACGGAACTCTACTGGAATGTTCTGTGGCATCGGGCTCAATGT AGCTCAACCCAGCGTGTTCTACTTTGACATACTGAAATGTGCCACATCAATCAACGTCATGGCCGCCGTCCTTAATGGGTTACAGTGCCCCACCACACAA GTGTGTGTGGAAAAGTGCCCAGATGTATTCTGGGCTCTGAATCCTTTGGCCTACTTACCGAACGCCACGCCACAAGACTACTTCAACCAATCACTCTGCGTGCCATCCTTTGACCTAGCATCAACTAAACTG CATGTTAAAGAAATTGTGGATCAAGAGCTGTGCCCGTTCTTCTACACTCCTACAATCTCTG TGCTGGGAAGATGCATACCTGATGTTACCGCTCTGAAAAATATTCCTAAAGACTTTGCCAATACGCCAGGCTTGCCATCAAGCATCAATGATACAGTCAATGGCATCAGGAACGCCACAGG TGACATAGTAAACGGCTTCAATGCCAAGGAGATCGGAGTGAGAATCTTTGAGGACTTTGCGTCATCATGGCAGTGGATCATCGC tgCTCTAGTCATAGCCATGGTTGTCAGTTTTCTGTTCCTCCTCCTGTTGCGGTTCATCGCCCCTGTTATGGTCTGGGTCCTTATATTTGGAGTTTTGGCAGTAGGTGCCTATG gtaTATATCACTGCTGGTGGGAATACGACAACTACAGAAAGTCGACCGTCTCCATCACTGACATAGGCTTCACCACCGacttcaaggtctaccttcaggTCAAGGAGACCTGGCTGGCCTTCT TGATAATCCTATCTGTGGTAGAGGGTATTCTTCTCCTGACCTTGATCTTTCTACGGACCAGAATCCTCATCGCCATCGCTCTCATCCAGGAGTCCAGCAA GGCTGTCAGTCACATGATGTCTACACTGTTCTACCCTCTCGTCACCTTTGTTCTCCTGGTGGTTTGTGTGGCCTACTGGGGCATCACTGCTCT GTATCTGGCCACTTCAGGCATTCCAGTGTACAAAGTGGTGACTCTCAACTCTACTCAGGGTAACTGTGGCCAAATCGGTGGGAATGTGACCTGTGACCCACAG aCATTCTACAACTCTACAGACTACTCGTGGTGCCCGTCGGCGCGCTGCATCTTCATCAAGTACAACAACGAGGGCCTGCTGCAGAGGAACCTGTTTAACCTGCAGATCTACAACGTGGTGGCCTTCCTGTGGTGCATCAACTTTGTCATCGCCCTGGGCCAGTGCACCCTGGCTGGGGCCTTCGCCTCCTACTACTGGGCCTTCAGCAAGCCCTCAGACATCCCCACCTTCCCCTTGTCCCAGGCCTTCATCCGCACGCTACG ATACCATGTTGGCTCCCTGGCGTTTGGTGCTTTGATCCTCACCCTCATCCAGGTAGTTCGAATCATCCTGGAGTACCTGGACCACAAGACCAGAG cggCTCAAAACCCCTGTGCTCGGTTCCTTATGTGCTGTCTGAAGTGTTGCTTCTGGTGTCTGGAGAAGTTCATCAAGTTCCTCAATAGAAACGCCTACATCATG ATTGCCGTATATGGAAAAAACTTCTGTGTCTCCGCGAAAAACGCATTCATGCTTCTAATGAGGAACATTGTCAG GGTGGTGGTGTTAGATAAAGTGACGGACCTGTTGCTCTTCTTTGGGAAGCTGCTAGTGGTGGGAGGAGTAG gTGTCCTGGCTTTCTTTTTCTTCTCTGGCAGAATAAGACTACCAGGCAGCAATTTCCGTACTGAAATGCTCAACTACTACTGGATGCCCATTATT GTGGTTGTGGTGGGAGCGTACCTCATTGCTCATGGATTCTTCAGTGTGTACAACATGTGTGTGGACACACTTTTCCTCTGCTTCT TGGAGGACTTGGAGCGACATGACGGAACGATGCAGAAGCCATACTACATGTCCAAGAACCTGATGAAAATCCTCAATAAAAAGAACAAGGGACCTAAAAAGGGCAAAGGAAAGGATTGA